The following are encoded together in the Cicer arietinum cultivar CDC Frontier isolate Library 1 chromosome 2, Cicar.CDCFrontier_v2.0, whole genome shotgun sequence genome:
- the LOC101513865 gene encoding leucine-rich repeat protein 1, giving the protein MAPSLTSLSLFGIFLTLTLTLVHFAHANSEGDALYTLKRSLTDPDNVLQSWDPTLVSPCTWFHVTCNQDNRVTRVDLGNSNLSGHLVPELGKLEHLQYLELYKNNIQGTIPPELGNLRSLVSLDLYNNNISGTVPPSLGKLKNLVFLRLNDNRLTGPIPRELIAIPSLKVVDVSNNDLCGTIPTSGPFEHIPLNNFENNPRLEGPELLGLVSYDTNCS; this is encoded by the exons ATGGCACCATCTTTAACTTCTCTTTCCTTATTCGGAATTttcctaaccctaaccctaactcTTGTTCACTTCGCACATGCTAATTCAGAAGGAGACGCTCTGTACACACTGAAACGAAGCCTCACCGACCCTGATAACGTCCTCCAAAGCTGGGATCCGACCCTAGTTAGTCCTTGTACTTGGTTCCATGTCACCTGTAACCAAGACAATCGTGTCACTCGAGT GGATCTTGGTAATTCTAATCTATCTGGACATTTGGTACCTGAACTCGGGAAGCTAGAGCATCTGCAGTACCT TGAGCTGTACAAAAACAACATTCAAGGAACTATTCCTCCAGAGCTTGGAAACCTGAGGAGTCTTGTTAGCTTGGACTTGTATAACAACAACATATCTGGAACTGTCCCACCTTCATTGGGAAAATTGAAGAATCTTGTTTTTTT acGACTTAATGACAATCGACTAACTGGCCCAATCCCTAGGGAACTCATTGCTATTCCAAGCCTTAAAGTAGT GGATGTCTCCAACAATGACTTATGCGGTACAATTCCTACCTCTGGGCCATTCGAGCACATTCCATTGAATAA CTTTGAGAATAACCCTCGTCTGGAAGGTCCAGAGTTGTTGGGACTCGTAAGTTACGACACGAACTGCTCATGA